In Ptiloglossa arizonensis isolate GNS036 chromosome 6, iyPtiAriz1_principal, whole genome shotgun sequence, a single window of DNA contains:
- the LOC143148381 gene encoding LOW QUALITY PROTEIN: uncharacterized protein LOC143148381 (The sequence of the model RefSeq protein was modified relative to this genomic sequence to represent the inferred CDS: deleted 2 bases in 1 codon; substituted 1 base at 1 genomic stop codon): protein MGKYLPHAHSYLLLLFLDXKIFLKRDFLERKYSYISQVKEAKTMSLTVKYNESFYDILLKYFVNLTEVLPNIFKLIAIAGFIVVISYMFYRVHVQQCRIFMRKSKQNSIRLQEIKNYNRSVIRHQSIISHKEMLSNLEYAADKCHDKFYALKCIDIVVYCPQLLNIKSSLNGLTPFHRICFQGQTCLITFMLAKGADPFITTVKGENALCMAVYYFLNNPTKDDFSCLELLQKTGCNFGFKNQWYNILLKMAFTSNHTKLIQWLILHHNISLCKISRSTSIPPILRNS, encoded by the exons ATGGGGAAATATTTGCCACATGCACATTCCTATCTGTTATTACTGTTCCTAGATTAAAAGATT TTTCTTAAAAGGGATTttttagaaagaaaatattcttacaTATCACAAGTGAAAGAAGCAAAAACTATGAGTCTTACAGTGAAATATAATGAATCGTTTTatgatatattattaaaatattttgtaaatttaactGAAGTACttccaaatatttttaaactcatTGCTATCGCCGgattcattgtagttatttcttATATGTTCTACCGTGTTCATG TACAACAATGCAGAATATTCATGCGCAAATCAAAACAAAATTCAATAAGATTACAggagattaaaaattataatcgttcGGTTATTAGACATCAAAGCATAATCAGTCATAAAGAAATGTTGAGTAACTTGGAATATGCAGCTGAC aAATGTCATGATAAATTCTATGCATTAAAATGCATTGATATAGTAGTTTACTGTCCACAATTATTGAACATTAAATCTTCATTAAATGGGTTGACACCCTTTCATCGTATTTGTTTTCAAGGTCAAACATGTTTAATAACATTTATGTTAgcaaagg GTGCTGATCCTTTCATTACTACAGTCAAAGGAGAAAATGCTTTGTGTATGgctgtttattattttcttaataatCCAACAAAAGATGATTTTTCATGTCTAGAATTACTTCAAAAAACAG GATGCAATTTTGGTTTTAAAAACCAATGGTAtaatattttactaaaaatgGCATTTACTTCTAATCATACAAAACTAATACAATGGTTGATTTTACATCATAACATTTCATTGTGTAAAATCTCTAGAAGCACTTCTATACCACCAATATTAAGAAATTCTTAA
- the Ppat-dpck gene encoding bifunctional Phosphopantetheine adenylyltransferase - Dephospho-CoA kinase, whose protein sequence is MANTGLLVLTNPTKVSKLLPIIKKHVLKTLYIQYFPEKNIFISGNYTVTNPQWGITRYAQTISNIYTDTSAISARLDIRVLITSIKNPSLCIINTKKPVEVVIFDKICSKREADTFIQDCLANTSMGCSFVSFNDNQKLEKGNIMPCIKEEKTYKNVVLGGTFDRMHNGHKIFLNEAVLRCTNKLTVGVTDTNMLQGKLLWELIEPCSKRILNIKDFLEDIDSTLIYDVVIINDMYGPTKNDPTLEMIIISEETKRGGDKVNELRIQNNLNKLDIHIVKLIKDENHREHEEDKISSTNSRIRLLGTRLRPPRIEDKPLKPYIIGLTGGIASGKSTVAEKLEKLGAGLVNCDKIAHDVYLPGKSCFNAILEIFGPTILKSDGFIDRKALGAIVFNDKVQLDKLNKLVWPTILDEAQKQINDFNTKGFDVIVMEAAVLIQAKWQYVCHEIWTCIIPPEEAIKRVIDRNGLTEADAKVRLQVQPTNVEQVNEANVVICSLWSYDITQGQVQKAWNEVMTFLSSQEKS, encoded by the exons ATGGCAAACACAGGTTTGTTAGTTTTAACAAATCCAACGAAAGTGTCAAAATTATTACCGATTATTAAAAAGCATGTATTAAAAACTTTATACATTCAATATTTTCCggaaaaaaacatatttatatCAGGAAATTATACGGTTACAAACCCCCAATGGGGAATAACACGTTATGCTCAAACTATTTCCAATATTTACACTGATACATCTGCAATATCTGCACGACTTGATATCCGAGTTTTAATTACAAGCATAAAAAATCCTAGTTTATgcataataaatacaaaaaaaccTGTGGAAGTTGTGATTTTTGATAAAATCTGTAGTAAAAGAGAGGCTGATACATTCATACAGGATTGTCTAGCTAATACTTCTATGGGCTGTAGCTTTGTTAGCTTTAACGATAATCAAAAACTAGAAAAGGGGAATATAATGCCTTGCATTAAAGAAGAAAAGACTTATAAGAATGTAGTACTTGGTGGTACATTTGATCGGATGCATAATGgtcataaaatatttttaaatgaagCTGTATTACGCTGCACAAATAAACTTACAGTTGGTGTAACTGATACAAATATGTTACAGG GAAAATTGTTATGGGAATTGATAGAACCCTGTTCTAAAAGAATATTGAATATTAAAGACTTCTTAGAAGACATAGATTCAACATTAATTTATGATGTTGTTATTATAAATGATATGTATGGACCAACTAAAAATGATCCAACTTTGGAAATGATAATAATTAGTGAAGAAACAAAACGTGGTGGAGACAAAGTAAATGAATTACGTATACAaaataatctaaataaattagacATTcacattgtaaaattaataaaagatgAAAATCATAGAGAACATGAAGAAGATAAAATCAGTTCTACTAATAGTAGAATACGATTATTGGGAACAAGACTTCGACCTCCT AGGATAGAAGATAAACCTTTGAAACCTTATATTATTGGTTTAACCGGTGGTATAGCAAGTGGAAAGTCAACGGTAgctgaaaaattagaaaaattaggcGCAGGTCTTGTAAATTGTGACAAAATAGCACACGATGTATATCTACCTGGTAAAAGTTGTTTTAATGCAATTCTTGAAATCTTTGGTCCCACTATTTTAAAATCAGATGGATTTATTGATAGAAAAGCACTTGGAGCTATAGTATTCAATGATAAA GTACAGTTAGATAAACTAAATAAACTTGTTTGGCCCACAATTTTGGATGAAGCACAAAAACAAATAAATGACTTTAACACGAAAGGATTTGATGTAATTGTGATGGAGGCTGCTGTCTTAATTCAAGCTAAGTGGCAATATGTATGCCATGAGATTTGGACCTGTATTATTCCACCAGAAGAG GCTATAAAGCGAGTAATAGATAGAAATGGATTAACTGAAGCTGATGCAAAAGTAAGACTCCAAGTTCAACCAACTAATGTAGAACAAGTTAACGAAGCAAATGTTGTAATATGTAGTTTATGGAGTTATGACATTACTCAGGGACAAGTACAAAAAGCATGGAATGAAGTAATGACATTTTTGTCCAGTCAAGAAAAAAgctaa